A window of Variovorax paradoxus genomic DNA:
GAGCCCACCTTGACGACGATACGGCGGGCGTCCCGCAAGGCGGTGGATCCAGAATTCGAAGTCATTTCGGCTGTAGCGGTCTTGAATGCTGCGTTGATTGCTATCTGATTTGTAGCATCTTTCGATGCTGTGCCGCCGGTCAGTCGCCTTCGGGCGGCAGCGGAATGAAGCGCGGATCGATCTCGACCGGCTCATGCTCGGCCACCTGCTGCGCCTTGACCTGCTGATAGATGGCTTGCACCAGATGCTCGCAGCCTTCACGCGTGAGCGCCGAAATCTCGAACACCGGGCCCTTGAAGCGCAGGCGCTTGACGAAGTCCTTGACGCGCGCGGCGCGTTCGTCGGCGGGCACCATGTCGAGCTTGTTCAGCACGAGCCAGCGCGGCTTTTCGTAGAGCGCGGCGTCGTATTTCTTCAGTTCGCCGACGATGGCCTTGGCTTGCGCCACCGGATCGATGCTGTCGTCGAACGGCGCCATGTCGACCACATGCAACAACAGGCGGGTGCGCTGCAGGTGACGCAGGAAGAGATGGCCAAGGCCGGCGCCTTCGGAAGCGCCTTCGATCAGGCCAGGCAGGTCGGCCACGACGAAGCTTTGCTCCGGGCCGACGCGCACGACGCCGAGGTTCGGGTGCAGCGTGGTGAAGGGGTAATCCGCAATGCGCGGGCGGGCATTGGAGATGGCGCTGATCAGCGTCGACTTGCCGGCATTCGGCATGCCGAGCAGGCCCACGTCGGCCAGCACCTTGAGTTCGAGCTTGAGGCTGCGCTTCTCGCCGGGCCAGCCGGGTGTCTTCTGGCGCGGGGCGCGATTGATGGCGCTCTTGAAGCGCATGTTGCCGAAGCCGCCGTCGCCGCCCTTGGCGATGGTGATGACTTCGCCTTCCGCCAGAAGCTCGAACAGCACCTCGCCGGTTTCGGCGTCGGAGATGATCGTGCCGACCGGCATCTTGAGCGTGATGTCGTCGCCAGCGGCACCGAACATGTCGGAGCCCATGCCGTGCTCTCCGCGCTTTGCTTCGTGGCGGCGCGAGTAGCGGAAATCGACGAGCGTGTTCAGATTCGAGTCGGCCACCGCGAAGACGTGGCCGCCTCGGCCGCCGTCGCCGCCGTTGGGGCCGCCGAACTCTTTGTATTTCTCATGACGGAACGACACGCAGCCGTTGCCGCCATCGCCCGCGGCGATGTCGATGAAGGCTTCGTCGACGAACTTCATGGGATGTCCAGTTTACAAATGAAGAAGCCCCGGCAATGCGGGGCCTCGGGCTGATCGAAGTGACTCGAGGCTTACGCCGCGGGCGTCACGTTGACCGTGTGCTTGTTCAGTGCACCCTTTTGACCGAACGACACGTGGCCGTCGACCAGGGCGAAGAGCGTGTGGTCCTTGCCCACGCCGACGTTCACGCCGGGGTGGAACTGGGTGCCGCGCTGGCGCACGATGATCGAGCCTGCGCTGATCAGTTCGCCGCCGAAAGCCTTCACGCCGAGCATCTTGGGCTTGGAATCGCGCCCGTTTCGCGTTGAGCCGCCGCCTTTTTTCTGTGCCATGGAATCTTCTCCTTAGCCGGCGATCGCGCCGATTTGCAGTTCGGTGAACTGCTGGCGATGGCCTTGACGTTTCTGATAGTGCTTGCGACGGCGCATCTTGAAGATGCGAACCTTGTCGTGCTTGCCGTGCGACAGTACCGTGACTGTCACCGTTGCGCCGGACACCAGGGGCGTGCCAACCTTGATTTCAGCGCCGTTGCCGACGGCCAGAACCTGGTCGATCACGATTTCCTGGCCTACGTCCGCAGCAATCTGTTCTACTTTAATTTTTTCGCCGGAAGCAACGCGATACTGCTTGCCGCCGGTTTTTATGACCGCGTACATGTAAACCTCTTAGAAATTGAGTCCCCGCGGCGAATTCCGCAGAGCCCAAGATTATAGCGCGGTTTGTGTTCGCTAACCACCCCCAGCCCCCGCCACCCCTTGCGGAAGGTAACGGCTCCCTATAATTTGCGCGTCCCGGCCCATCGGCCGCCCTTACTTTCAGCAGCGCCCCGCGCCCCCGCTTTGCCAGTTCCAGCCGCCGACACCTCCCCCACCGCCACCGTGCTGGACCTGATTGCAGGTGACATGATCGAAGTCGATCGTGTGATCTCCCGCCGTCTGGATACAGGCGTGCCGCTGGTCAGCCAAGTTTCCAAGTACATCATCTCCGCGGGCGGCAAGCGCCTGCGGCCGGCGCTGTTGCTGCTGATGTCCGGTGCGCTTGGGTACACAGGGGAGCAACGATTCAATCTGGCGGCCGTGGTGGAGTTCATCCACACGGCGACGCTGCTGCACGACGACGTGGTGGACGAATCGACCCTGCGACGTGGGCGCGCGACGGCCAACGAATCTTTCGGCAATCCAGCCAGCGTGCTGGTGGGCGACTTCCTTTATTCGCGCGCCTTCCAGATGATGTTGGACGCCAACAACATGCGCGTGATGCAGATCCTGGCCGAAGCGACCAACGTGATCGCCGAGGGCGAAGTGCTGCAGTTGATGAACATGCACGACGCATCGCTGGACGAAGCCGCCTACCTGCGCGTCATCCGCTCGAAGACCGCCAAACTGTTCGAGGCAAGCACCCGGCTCGCCGCCGTGCTGGCCGGCACCACGCCCGAAGTCGAAGAAGCCTGCGCCACCTATGGGCAAGCGCTCGGCACCGCCTTCCAGGTGATCGACGACGTGCTGGACTACGCAGGCGATGCCAACGAGACAGGAAAGAACGTCGGCGACGATCTGCGCGAAGGCAAGACCACGCTGCCGCTTATCTTCGCGATGCAGCGCGGAACGCCGGCGCAGAGCCAGCTCGTACGTGCCGCCATCGAGGCCGGAGACACCGCACAGCTGGGCAAAGTGGTCGAGATCGTTCGCGAAACAGGGGCACTCGACGCCTCCCGCGAAGCCGCCGCCGCCGAAGCACAACGAGCAATTCATGCATTGAATGGCTTTCCGTCCAATTTGCACGCTTCAGGTTTGCTACAATTGGCGGCTCAGTTGCTTGAGCGACGTGCCTGAACACCTCACCTGAGTTGGCATCTAGGACGAATTCTCTTTTTCTTGCAACCATCGGGGTGTAGCTTAGCCTGGTAGAGCGCTACGTTCGGGACGTAGAGGCCGGAGGTTCGAATCCTCTCACCCCGACCAGCCTTTGGCTGGCATAAATAAATGGCCATGCCTGTTGCTGTGTAGCGATTTACAGCACAGGAGTGTTCAGCGATGATCGTGAAGCACTTTTTCACATCTTTTGCATTCGCTGAATGGCCGCTGCCGAACTTCCAGTCAAAGAATCCGCGCAGATAGCGCTTCCAGGGCTTGCGCGTGCCCTGGTTTCCGCCGGCAAGCTGCCCGCCAAGACGGCGGAAGACATCTATCAAAAGTCGCTGAGTGGCCGCACCAGTTTCATCGCGGAACTGACCGGCACGGGAGCCGTATCGGCCGCGGACCTTGCCCATACCCTTTCCAGCGCGTTCGGCGCTCCGCTGCTCGATCTCGACGCCATCGACCACCAGCGCCTGCCCAAGGATCTGCTTGACCCGAAGCTCTGCCTTGCCTACCGCATCGTCGTTCTCAGCAAGCGCAATAACCGGCTGATCGTCGCCACGGCCGATCCGTCGGACCAGCAGGCGGCGGAAAAGATCAAGTTCGCCTCGCAGATGGGCGTGGACTGGGTCATCGCGGAATACGACAAGCTGTCGCGCATGATCGAAGCCGCCGCCGTGAGCGCGGCAGAGACCATCAACAGCATCGTCGGCAGCGAGTTCGAGTTCGACGAAGTCACGGCCGACACCTCGGGCGATGCCAACGAGCAGGCGATCGCCGAAGTCGAAGACGCACCGGTCGTGCGTTTTCTGCACAAGATGCTCCTCGACGCCGTGGGGATGCGGGCGTCGGACATCCACTTCGAGCCCTACGAGCACAACTACCGCGTGCGCTTTCGCGTCGACGGCGAACTGCGCGAGATCGCCAGCCCGCCGACCGTCATCAAGGACAAGCTCGCCTCCCGCATCAAGGTGATTTCTCGGCTCGACATCTCCGAGAAGCGCGTGCCGCAGGACGGCCGCATGAAGCTCAAGATCGGCCCCGACCGCGTGATCGACTTTCGCGTGAGCACGCTGCCCACGCTGTTCGGCGAGAAGATCGTCGTTCGTATTCTCGACCCCAGCAGCGCGCGCCTGGGCATCGATGCACTGGGCTACGACGCCGACGAGAAGGCACGGCTGCTGCACGCCATCGGCCGTCCCTACGGCATGGTGCTAGTGACCGGCCCGACGGGTTCGGGCAAGACCGTGTCGCTCTACACCTGCCTGAACCTGCTGAACCAGCCGGGCGTGAACATCGCGACGGCGGAAGACCCGTCGGAAATCAACCTGCCCGGCGTCAACCAGGTCAACGTCAACGAGCGTGCGGGCCTGACTTTCGCGGCCGCGCTGCGTGCGTTCCTGCGGCAGGATCCCGACATCATCATGGTCGGTGAAATCCGCGACCTCGAGACCGCCGACATTTCGATCAAGGCCGCCCAGACGGGCCACCTGGTGCTCTCGACACTGCACACCAACGACGCGCCGACCACGCTCACGCGGATGCGCAACATGGGCATCGCGCCGTTCAACATCGCATCGAGCGTGATCCTGATCACCGCGCAGCGCCTTGCGCGGCGCCTGTGCACCGTCTGCCGTGCGCCCGCGGACGTGCCGCGCGAGGCACTGCTCGACGCAGGATTCCAGGAAGAACAGCTGGACGGCAGCTGGAAGCCCTACCGCCCCGTCGGTTGTTCGGCATGCAGCGGCGGCTACAAGGGCCGCGTCGGCATCTACCAGGTGATGCCGATCTCGGAGGCCATCCAGGAAATCATCCTGCGCGACGGCAGCGCGCTCGACATCGCACAGCAGTCCGAGAGGGAAGGCGTGCGTTCGCTGCGCCAATCCGGCCTGCGCAAGGTCATGCAGGGCCTCACTTCGCTCGAAGAAGTCGTGGCCTGCACCAACGAATAACGCACACACTGAAAACCGGAGATCGAATGGCAACAGTGGCATCCTCCCGCTCCCAGCCCACGCACAAGGAATTTGTCTTCGAGTGGGAAGGCAAGGACCGCAACGGCAAGCTGGTGCGCGGCGAACTTCGGGCCGCCGGCGAAAACCAGGTACAGGCTGCGTTGCGCCGCCAGGGCGTGCTCGCCTCGAAGATCAAGAAGCGGCGGATGCGCTCGGGCAAGAAGATCAAGCCCAAGGACATCGCCATCTTCACGCGCCAGTTGGCGACGATGATGAAGGCCGGCGTGCCGCTGATGCAGTCCTTCGACATCGTCGGACGCGGCAACGCAAACGCGAGCGTGGCCAAGCTGTTGAACGACATTCGCAGTGACGTGGAAACAGGTACGTCTCTTTCGATGGCCTTCCGCAAGTTTCCGAAGTACTTCGACAACCTCTACTGCAACCTGGTGGAGGCCGGTGAGGCCGCCGGTATCCTGGAAGAGTTGCTGGACCGCCTTGCCACGTACATGGAAAAAACCGAGGCGATCAAGTCCAAGATCAAGTCGGCGCTGATGTACCCGACTTCGGTGATCGTGGTGGCGTTCGTGGTGGTAGCCATCATCATGATCTTCGTGATACCGGCGTTCAAGCAGGTGTTCACCTCGTTCGGCGCCGACCTGCCGGCACCCACGCTGTTCGTGATGGCGATCAGCGAGTTCTTCGTGTCGTACTGGTGGCTGATCTTCGGCGGCCTCGGCGGCGGCATCTACTTCTTCCTGCAAGCCTGGAAGCGCAACGAACGCGTGCAGAGAGTCATGGACCGGGCACTGCTGAGAGTGCCGATTTTCGGCGTGCTGATCGAGAAGTCCTGCGTGGCTCGCTGGACCCGTACGCTGGCAACCATGTTTGCTGCAGGCATACCGCTGGTGGAAGCGCTCGACTCCGTGGGCGGTGCCTCCGGCAATACCGTCTACGGAGATGCCACAGCCAAGATTCAGCAGGAAGTCTCGACCGGCACCAGCCTCACGGCAGCCATGACCAACGTCAATCTCTTCCCCTCGATGGTCATCCAGATGACCGCCATCGGCGAAGAATCCGGCTCCATCGACCACATGCTGGGCAAGGCCGCCGACTTCTACGAATCCGAAGTGGACGACATGGTCGCGGGCCTCTCGAGCCTGATGGAACCCATCATCATCGTGTTCCTCGGCACCATCATCGGCGGCATCGTCGTCTCGATGTACCTGCCCATCTTCAAGCTCGGCCAGGTCGTCTGATGCTCGTTTCGCGGGAGATCGACACCGTTTTCGCCGGTGTCCTGGGGTTGTTGATCGGCAGTTTTCTCAATGTGGTCATCTACCGTATCCCGGTGATGATGTACCGCGACTGGCTGGCCGAGGCCGTGTTCAACCTGATGCCGTCCAAGGACACCCCCTCGCTCTGGTCGCTGGTCTTCGGCCCCAAAGCCACGCCTCCGGCAGGGCTCGAGGCGGCGGCAGAGAAGGCGGCGCCGGCCATCGAAGCCCTGCCGCCTTTCAACCTCATGCGCCCGGCATCCCGCTGCGGCAGCTGCGGCCACCAGATCCGCTGGTACCAGAACATCCCCGTACTGAGCTATGTGCTGCTGCGTGGCCGCTGCGCATCCTGCAAGACGCCTATCAGCCCGCGCTACCCGCTGGTCGAGCTGATCACCGCCGGCCTCTTCGCGCTGTGCGCCTATCGCTTCGGCATCACCCCCACCGGCGCCTTGTGGGCCGCATTCGGGGCATTGCTGGTGTGCCAGTTCCTGATCGATTTCGACACCCAGTTCCTGCCCGATTCGCTCAACTACCCCCTGCTCTGGCTCGGCCTCGTCGGCGCAGCCATGGGCTGGACCGGTGTCTCGCTCAATGCTGCCGTCTGGGGCGCGGTGTTCGGCTACCTGAGCCTGTGGCTTGTGTACCATGGCTTTCGCCTGATCACTGGCAAGGAAGGCATGGGCTATGGCGACTTCAAACTGCTCGCCGCGCTGGGTGCGTGGCTGGGCGCCGACTACCTTATCGCGATCATCCTCGTCTCTTCGCTGGTGGGCGCCGTGATCGGGCTGACGCTGCGCTTTGCCGGCAAGCTGGCGCACAAGGACATCCCCATCGCCTTCGGCCCGTTCCTGGCCGGCGCGGGCCTGGTCTGCCTCGTGGCAGGCCCGGAGCTCGTGAAGCAATGGATTCCCTTCGCGTTCCCGCTGGGCGCGCTGGTGCATTGACCGGCCGGGCCATGGTGCGCCGCATCGGGCTGACAGGCGGCATCGGCAGCGGCAAGAGCACGGTCGCCGCGCTGCTGGTCGCGCAGGGCGCGGTCCTGGTCGATACCGACGCCATTGCACGTTCGATCGCGCAGCCCGGCGGCATCGCCATGCCGGCCCTCGAGGCCGCCTTCGGCCCCGGCGTGATCGCACCCGACGGCGGCATGGACCGCGCCGCCATGCGCCAGATCGTGTTCGCGGACGCTGGTGCCAAGACCCGGCTCGAATCCATCCTGCACCCGCTGATCGGCGCGGAAACCCAGCGCCAGGCCGCTGCCGCGGGCCCGGATGCCATCGTCGTCTTCGACGTCCCGCTGCTGGTCGAGTCCGGCCGCTGGCGCGCCATCGTCGACCGCGTGCTGGTGGTCGACGCGAGGGAAGAAACCCAGCTGAAAAGGGTGATTGCCCGCTCGGGCTGGACGCCCGAAGCAACAAGGGCAGTGATCGCCCAGCAAGCCCCGCGCAAAGCACGCCGGGCCGCCGCGGACGCCGTCATCTACAACGACTCCCTGACCCTCGAGGAACTCGGTTCAGAGGTGCGGGGTCTCTGGGAACGGTGGGTTGGGACGGGCACGCGATAATCAACGATTGACGCCGCGACGGCTACACGACGATCACGTCAAACGGCGCACGCCTCAGCGCCCCTCACGATGCTTTTCAATTCGTATCCTTTCATCTTCATATTTTTCCCGCTGGTCCTGATCGGCTTCTTCCTGATCGGTGCGCGCAGCCCCCGGGCGGCGGCGGGTTTCCTGGCACTGGCCTCGCTCTTCTTCTACGGTTGGTGGAGCGTCAAGGCGCTGCCTCTGCTGCTGGGGTCGATCTGCATCAACTACTGGTTCGGGCTGCGGCTCACGCCTTCTCCCAGCCGGGAAGACAAGCACCGCAAGGCGCTGCTGATCATTGCGCTGGTGGTCAATCTCGGGGTGCTGGCCGTCTTCAAGTACGCCAACTTCTTCCTGGAAAACATTGACGCCGGCTTGGCCGCCGCGGGTTTCTCGCAGATCGACCTGGTGCACATCGTGCTGCCGATCGGCATCTCGTTCTACACCTTCACGCAGATCGCCTTCCTGGTCGACTGCTGGCAGGGCAAGGTGCAGGAGCGCAGCTTCATCCACTATGCGCTGTTCGTAACCTACTTCCCGCACCTGATCGCGGGCCCGGTGCTGCATCACGCGCAGATGATGCCGCAGTTCAACAACCCGGCCACCTACAGGATCAACGCCCGCAACCTGGCGCTCGGGCTGGGCATCTTCGTCTTCGGCCTCGCCAAGAAGATGCTGATCGCCGATCCGCTGGGGCAGTACGCCGACATGATGTTCAAGGGCGTGCACGAAGGCGTGCTGCCTTCGCTGTATACGGCCTGGTTCGGCGTTCTTGCCTATACGCTGCAGATCTACTTCGACTTCTCCGGCTACTCGGACATGGCCGTCGGCCTGTCTCTTTGCGTGGGCGTGCAGCTGCCGCTCAACTTCCGGTCGCCGTACAAGTCGACCAACATGATCGAGTTCTGGCGCCGCTGGCACATCTCGCTGTCGACCTTCCTGCGCGACTACCTCTACGTGCCTCTGGGCGGCAACCGCAAGGGGCCGGCGCGCCGCTACATCAACCTGTTCCTGACGATGCTGCTGGGCGGCCTGTGGCACGGCGCGGCCTGGACCTTCGTGATCTGGGGCGCGCTGCATGGCGCCTATCTCATGGTCAACCACTTCTGGAACGCCAAGGTGCGGCGCGGCAACACCAAGACCACGTGGTACGGCCGCGTGATCGGCTGGTTCATCACCTTCGTCTGCGTCATGATCGCCTGGGTCGTGTTCCGCGCCGACAGCATGACGGCCGCCATCGAGATCTACAAGGGCATGCTGGGCATGCACGGCGCGCCCGTTTCGGCGTTCGGCGAGTTCAAGGTTCCGTTCCGCAAGCCCGAGTTCTTCCAGACCATCCTGGTGGGCCTGGTGATCTGCCTGGCGCTGCCGCCCACCATCACGCTCGACCGCTGGATCCCGAGCGTCGCCGGCCTGGCCGGCCGGCCGCGCCTGCAGCGGCTGGCGACCTGGGTCACGGGCTTGGGCTGTGTCTATCTTTTTGGCCTGTGTGTGTCGAAATTCGGCAGCTACAGCCCGTTCCTCTATTTCCAGTTCTGACATGGAAGACACGAAATCGGCCAAGACCTGGCTGGGAATCTTCGCCGCAGGCTATCTGGTGTGCTGCGCTTTGTTGCTCATCAGCCTCTTCACGCCCATACCCTATGGCGACCTGACCCGCATCGGGCGCATCTCGGAGCGTCAGTTCGGTTGGCACGCGCCGCCACCGCCCATTCCGGACGCCGACGTCAAGACTTGGCCGGTCAACGAATCCGACATCCTGGTCATCGGCGATAGTTTTTCAGTGCGCTACGCCTGGCAGGCATCTCTTGTCGGGGCAGGCTACAAGGTGACGACCACCCACTGGGACAACCTCGGCGGAACGCTGTGCGGGGACTTCTCGAACTGGCTTGAGAAATCCGGCTTCAAGGGCAAGGTCGTGATCGTCGAGAGCATCGAGCGCCTCCTTGAATACCGGATCAAGGAGTCCGAGTCCTGCCAGACGATGAAGCACCCCTTCAATCCGACGCCCCCGCCTTTCGAGAACCCGGCAAAGCCCGCCCCCGGCTTCCAGATCAACTGGGACGCCCAACTGCTCAGTGGCTGGCTCACCTACAAAAACACCAAGGCCATCCTGCGCTCCGACAACTGGACCAACACGCCCGAGCACTGGGGCCCGCTGATCGATGCGCGCGTCGTGCCCGACGGCTGCAAGCAGTTCAGCCATCAGGCCTGCGACAAGCTGCTGATGACCGCTGAAGACCGCATCAATCCGGCGCTCTCGCTCAGGTCCGCACAGTTCATGAAAAGCTTCGAAGACACGGCCGCGCCCTACAAGGTCTTGTGGATGGTCGTGCCGAACAAGACCACGGTCTATTTGCAACAAGATCATGCCGACGTGTTCCGCGCCGCGTTCAACCCGCAAAATATCGGGCCAGACCTGTTCGCCGTGGCGGCCGAGAACCGCTTCAAGGTGATGGACTTTTTCCCCGCCAACGAAACCCATGTCTCGACCCGCGGATACATTCTTTTCGGTCAGCGT
This region includes:
- the cgtA gene encoding Obg family GTPase CgtA, with protein sequence MKFVDEAFIDIAAGDGGNGCVSFRHEKYKEFGGPNGGDGGRGGHVFAVADSNLNTLVDFRYSRRHEAKRGEHGMGSDMFGAAGDDITLKMPVGTIISDAETGEVLFELLAEGEVITIAKGGDGGFGNMRFKSAINRAPRQKTPGWPGEKRSLKLELKVLADVGLLGMPNAGKSTLISAISNARPRIADYPFTTLHPNLGVVRVGPEQSFVVADLPGLIEGASEGAGLGHLFLRHLQRTRLLLHVVDMAPFDDSIDPVAQAKAIVGELKKYDAALYEKPRWLVLNKLDMVPADERAARVKDFVKRLRFKGPVFEISALTREGCEHLVQAIYQQVKAQQVAEHEPVEIDPRFIPLPPEGD
- the rpmA gene encoding 50S ribosomal protein L27, producing the protein MAQKKGGGSTRNGRDSKPKMLGVKAFGGELISAGSIIVRQRGTQFHPGVNVGVGKDHTLFALVDGHVSFGQKGALNKHTVNVTPAA
- the rplU gene encoding 50S ribosomal protein L21, encoding MYAVIKTGGKQYRVASGEKIKVEQIAADVGQEIVIDQVLAVGNGAEIKVGTPLVSGATVTVTVLSHGKHDKVRIFKMRRRKHYQKRQGHRQQFTELQIGAIAG
- a CDS encoding polyprenyl synthetase family protein → MPVPAADTSPTATVLDLIAGDMIEVDRVISRRLDTGVPLVSQVSKYIISAGGKRLRPALLLLMSGALGYTGEQRFNLAAVVEFIHTATLLHDDVVDESTLRRGRATANESFGNPASVLVGDFLYSRAFQMMLDANNMRVMQILAEATNVIAEGEVLQLMNMHDASLDEAAYLRVIRSKTAKLFEASTRLAAVLAGTTPEVEEACATYGQALGTAFQVIDDVLDYAGDANETGKNVGDDLREGKTTLPLIFAMQRGTPAQSQLVRAAIEAGDTAQLGKVVEIVRETGALDASREAAAAEAQRAIHALNGFPSNLHASGLLQLAAQLLERRA
- the pilB gene encoding type IV-A pilus assembly ATPase PilB → MAAAELPVKESAQIALPGLARALVSAGKLPAKTAEDIYQKSLSGRTSFIAELTGTGAVSAADLAHTLSSAFGAPLLDLDAIDHQRLPKDLLDPKLCLAYRIVVLSKRNNRLIVATADPSDQQAAEKIKFASQMGVDWVIAEYDKLSRMIEAAAVSAAETINSIVGSEFEFDEVTADTSGDANEQAIAEVEDAPVVRFLHKMLLDAVGMRASDIHFEPYEHNYRVRFRVDGELREIASPPTVIKDKLASRIKVISRLDISEKRVPQDGRMKLKIGPDRVIDFRVSTLPTLFGEKIVVRILDPSSARLGIDALGYDADEKARLLHAIGRPYGMVLVTGPTGSGKTVSLYTCLNLLNQPGVNIATAEDPSEINLPGVNQVNVNERAGLTFAAALRAFLRQDPDIIMVGEIRDLETADISIKAAQTGHLVLSTLHTNDAPTTLTRMRNMGIAPFNIASSVILITAQRLARRLCTVCRAPADVPREALLDAGFQEEQLDGSWKPYRPVGCSACSGGYKGRVGIYQVMPISEAIQEIILRDGSALDIAQQSEREGVRSLRQSGLRKVMQGLTSLEEVVACTNE
- a CDS encoding type II secretion system F family protein codes for the protein MATVASSRSQPTHKEFVFEWEGKDRNGKLVRGELRAAGENQVQAALRRQGVLASKIKKRRMRSGKKIKPKDIAIFTRQLATMMKAGVPLMQSFDIVGRGNANASVAKLLNDIRSDVETGTSLSMAFRKFPKYFDNLYCNLVEAGEAAGILEELLDRLATYMEKTEAIKSKIKSALMYPTSVIVVAFVVVAIIMIFVIPAFKQVFTSFGADLPAPTLFVMAISEFFVSYWWLIFGGLGGGIYFFLQAWKRNERVQRVMDRALLRVPIFGVLIEKSCVARWTRTLATMFAAGIPLVEALDSVGGASGNTVYGDATAKIQQEVSTGTSLTAAMTNVNLFPSMVIQMTAIGEESGSIDHMLGKAADFYESEVDDMVAGLSSLMEPIIIVFLGTIIGGIVVSMYLPIFKLGQVV
- a CDS encoding prepilin peptidase; this encodes MLVSREIDTVFAGVLGLLIGSFLNVVIYRIPVMMYRDWLAEAVFNLMPSKDTPSLWSLVFGPKATPPAGLEAAAEKAAPAIEALPPFNLMRPASRCGSCGHQIRWYQNIPVLSYVLLRGRCASCKTPISPRYPLVELITAGLFALCAYRFGITPTGALWAAFGALLVCQFLIDFDTQFLPDSLNYPLLWLGLVGAAMGWTGVSLNAAVWGAVFGYLSLWLVYHGFRLITGKEGMGYGDFKLLAALGAWLGADYLIAIILVSSLVGAVIGLTLRFAGKLAHKDIPIAFGPFLAGAGLVCLVAGPELVKQWIPFAFPLGALVH
- the coaE gene encoding dephospho-CoA kinase (Dephospho-CoA kinase (CoaE) performs the final step in coenzyme A biosynthesis.), giving the protein MVRRIGLTGGIGSGKSTVAALLVAQGAVLVDTDAIARSIAQPGGIAMPALEAAFGPGVIAPDGGMDRAAMRQIVFADAGAKTRLESILHPLIGAETQRQAAAAGPDAIVVFDVPLLVESGRWRAIVDRVLVVDAREETQLKRVIARSGWTPEATRAVIAQQAPRKARRAAADAVIYNDSLTLEELGSEVRGLWERWVGTGTR
- a CDS encoding MBOAT family O-acyltransferase; this encodes MLFNSYPFIFIFFPLVLIGFFLIGARSPRAAAGFLALASLFFYGWWSVKALPLLLGSICINYWFGLRLTPSPSREDKHRKALLIIALVVNLGVLAVFKYANFFLENIDAGLAAAGFSQIDLVHIVLPIGISFYTFTQIAFLVDCWQGKVQERSFIHYALFVTYFPHLIAGPVLHHAQMMPQFNNPATYRINARNLALGLGIFVFGLAKKMLIADPLGQYADMMFKGVHEGVLPSLYTAWFGVLAYTLQIYFDFSGYSDMAVGLSLCVGVQLPLNFRSPYKSTNMIEFWRRWHISLSTFLRDYLYVPLGGNRKGPARRYINLFLTMLLGGLWHGAAWTFVIWGALHGAYLMVNHFWNAKVRRGNTKTTWYGRVIGWFITFVCVMIAWVVFRADSMTAAIEIYKGMLGMHGAPVSAFGEFKVPFRKPEFFQTILVGLVICLALPPTITLDRWIPSVAGLAGRPRLQRLATWVTGLGCVYLFGLCVSKFGSYSPFLYFQF